GGTCAACAACCAGTGGGCGATCTCGACCTTCCAGGCCATCGCCGGTGGTGAAGCCACCACCTTCGCCGGACGCGGCGTCGGTTGCGGTATCGCCTCCCTGCGCGTTGACGGCAACGACTTCTACGCGGTCTACGCCGCCTCCGCCTGGGCTGCCGAACGCGCCCGCCGCGGCCTCGGTCCGACCATGATCGAATGGGTCACCTACCGTGCCGGCCCGCACTCGACCTCCGACGATCCATCCAAATACCGTCCTGCCGATGACTGGAGCCACTTCCCGCTGGGCGACCCGATCGCCCGCCTGAAACAGCACCTGATCAAGGTCGGCCACTGGTCGGAAGAAGAGCACGCCGCCGTCAGCGCCGAGCTCGAAGCCGAAGTGATTGCCGCGCAGAAGCAGGCCGAACAGTACGGCACTCTTGCTGGCGGCCAGATTCCAAGCGCTGCGACCATGTTCGAAGACGTCTACAAAGAGATGCCGGAGCACTTGAAGCGCCAGCGTCAGCAGTTGGGGATCTGACATGAACGACCACAACAACAATATTCAGTTGGAAACCGCCATGACCACGACCACCATGACCATGATCCAGGCCCTGCGCTCGGCCATGGATGTGATGCTTGAGCGTGACGACAATGTGGTGGTGTTCGGCCAGGACGTCGGTTACTTCGGCGGCGTGTTCCGTTGCACCGAAGGCCTGCAGGCCAAGTACGGCACCTCGCGGGTGTTCGACGCGCCGATCTCCGAGAGCGGCATCGTCGGGACCGCCGTGGGCATGGGCGCCTACGGTCTGCGCCCGGTGGTGGAAATCCAGTTCGCCGACTACGTCTACCCGGCCTACGACCAGATCATTTCCGAGGCGGCACGCCTGCGTTATCGCTCCGCCGGCGAATTCACCGCGCCGATGACCCTGCGCATGCCTTGCGGTGGCGGCATCTACGGTGGCCAGACCCACAGCCAGAGCATCGAAGCCCTGTTCACCCAGGTCTGCGGCCTGCGCACCGTCATGCCGTCCAACCCGTATGACGCCAAGGGTCTGCTGATCGCCTCCATCGAAAACGATGACCCGGTGATCTTCCTGGAGCCGAAACGCCTGTACAACGGCCCGTTCGACGGCCACCACGAACGCCCGGTAACGCCGTGGTCGAAACACCCGGCCGCACAAGTCCCGGACGGCTACTACACCGTGCCGCTGGACGTTGCCGCCATCGCCCGTCCGGGCAAGGAAGTCACCGTGCTGACCTACGGCACCACCGTCTACGTGTCGCAGGTCGCCGCCGAAGAAAGCGGTGTGGACGCTGAAGTCATCGACCTGCGCAGCCTGTGGCCGCTGGACCTGGAAACCATCGTCAAATCCGTGAAGAAAACCGGCCGCTGCGTCGTGGTACACGAAGCCACCCGCACCTGCGGTTTCGGCGCCGAACTGGTGTCGCTGGTGCAAGAGCATTGCTTCCACCACCTGGAAGCGCCGATCGAACGCGTCACCGGTTGGGACACCCCCTACCCGCACGCGCAAGAGTGGGCGTATTTCCCTGGGCCGTCCCGAGTGGGCGCGGCGCTGAAACGGGTCATGGAGGTCTGAATGGGCACGCACGTTATCAAGATGCCGGACATCGGCGAAGGCATCGCAGAAGTAGAACTGTCGCAGTGGCACGTCAAGGTCGGCGATCTGGTCGTTGAAGATCAGGTGCTGGCGGATGTGATGACCGACAAGGCGATGGTGGATATTCCGTCGCCGGTGCACGGCAAGGTGATTGCGCTCGGCGGTCAGCCGGGCGAAGTGATGGCGGTCGGCAGTGTGCTGATCAGCATCGAGGTAGAAGGTGCGGGCAATCTGAAAGAGTCCGACAAACCGGCGCCTGTTGTAGCGAAGGAAGCACCTGTTGCACCGAAAGTCGAAGCGGTCGTTGAAAGCAAACCTGCCGCGCCACGTACGGCTCCGGTTTGCCAGGGCCCGGTGGTTGCCCGGGAAGCCGATGAGCGTCCGCTGGCCTCGCCGGCCGTGCGCAAGCACGCGCTGGATCTGGGCATCCAACTGCGTCTGGTGCGCGGTTCCGGTCCGGCCGGTCGCGTGTTGCACGAAGACCTCGAGGCTTATCTGGCCCAAGGTCAGTCGAACGCTTCGGCGCCGGTCGCCGCCGCTTACGCCCAGCGTAACGATGAAGAACAGATTCAGGTTATCGGCATGCGCCGCAAGATTGCCCAGCGCATGCAGGACGCCACCCAGCGTGCTGCGCACTTCAGTTATGTCGAGGAAATCGACGTCACCGCGATTGAAGAACTGCGCGCCCATCTGAACGAAAAACACGGCGCCAGCCGTGGCAAGCTGACCCTGTTGCCGTTCCTCGTGCGTGCACTGGTCGTCGCCCTGCGCGACTTCCCGCAGATGAACGCCCGTTACGACGACGAAGCCCAGGTCATTACCCGCCTCGGCGCGGTGCATGTCGGCGTCGCCACCCAAAGCGATGTCGGCCTGATGGTGCCGGTGGTGCGTCACGCCGAAGCGCGCAGCCTCTGGGACAGCGCGGCGGAAATCTCCCGCCTCGCCACTGCAGCACGTAATGGCAAGGCCAGCCGCGATGAACTGTCCGGCTCGACCATCACCCTGACCAGCCTCGGCGCCCTGGGCGGCATCGTCAGCACCCCGGTGCTGAACCTGCCGGAAGTGGCCATCGTCGGCGTGAACAAAATCGTCGAACGGCCGATGGTCGTCAAAGGCCAGGTGGTGATCCGCAAGATGATGAACCTCTCCAGCTCCTTCGATCACCGCGTGGTCGACGGCATGGACGCGGCGCTCTTCATCCAGGCCATTCGTGGTCTGCTCGAACAACCCGCGACCCTGTTTGTGGAGTGATGGCATGCAAACTCTGAACACCACGCTGCTGATCATCGGCGGCGGCCCCGGCGGTTACGTGACGGCCATTCGCGCCGGGCAACTGGGTATTTCGACCATTCTGGTCGAGGGTGAATCGCTGGGCGGCACCTGCCTGAACATCGGCTGCATTCCGTCGAAAGCGCTGATCCATGTGGCCGAGCAGTTTCACCAGACTCAACACCACAACCAGCATTCGGCACTGGGCATCAGCGTTTCCGCGCCGACCCTCGACATCAGCAAAAGCGTCGAGTGGAAGGACGGCATCGTCGATCGCCTGACCACCGGCGTCGCCGCACTGCTGAAGAAAAACAAGGTTCAGGTCATCAACGGCTGGGCCAAGGTCATCGACGGCAAGACCGTTGAAGTCGGCGACACCCGGATCCAGTGCGAACATCTGGTGCTGGCCACCGGTTCGAAAAGCGTCAACCTGCCGATCCTGCCGATTGGCGGGCCGATCATCTCCTCCACCGAAGCACTGGCGCCGAAGTCCGTGCCAAAACGTCTGATCGTGGTCGGCGGTGGTTACATCGGCCTGGAGCTGGGCATTGCCTATCGCAAGCTCGGCGCCGAGGTCAGTGTGGTCGAGGCGCAGGATCGCATCCTGCCGGCCTACGACGCCGAACTGACCCAGCCGGTGCACGAAGCGCTGAAGCAACTGGGCGTGAAGCTGTACCTGAAGCACAGCGTGCTGGGTTTCGACGGCACGTTGCAGGTGCGCGATCCGAACGGCGACACCCTGAACCTGGAAACCGATCAGGTGCTGGTGGCCGTCGGTCGCAAACCCAATACCCAGGGCTGGAATCTTGAAGCGCTGAACCTGGACATGAACGGCTCGGCGATCAAGATCGACAACCGCTGCCAGACCAGCATGCGCAACGTCTACGCCATCGGCGACCTGAGCGGCGAGCCGATGCTGGCCCACCGTGCCATGGCCCAGGGCGAGATGGTCGCCGAGCTGATCAGCGGCAAGACCCGCGAGTTCAACCCGACCGCTATCGCCGCCGTGTGCTTCACCGACCCGGAACTGGTCGTTGTCGGCAAGACGCCGGATGAAGCCAAGGCGGCGGGACTGGACTGCATCGTGTCGAACTTCCCGTTCGCGGCCAATGGCCGGGCGATGACCCTGGAATCGAAAACCGGCTTCGTAAGGGTGGTCGCCCGTCGGGACAACCATGTGATTGTCGGCTGGCAGGCGGTGGGTGTCGGGGTGTCGGAGCTGTCGACCGCGTTCGCGCAAAGCCTGGAAATGGGCGCGCGACTGGAAGACATCGGCGGCACCATCCACGCGCACCCGACCCTGGGTGAAGCGGTGCAGGAAGCGGCGTTGCGTGCCCTCGGGCATGCGTTGCACCTGTAAAAACCCGACGCGGGGGAGTTTTTTCATAAGCAGGCTAATAAATCTGCTGCTCCCCCCATCGCCCGGGCTGCGAAACCGCTCAAGAATGAAGTATTGTTGTGCCCATCAAAAAAAACGTCAGAAGCCTTGAACCGTTTCGACGGTTGTTAAGTGATAGAGGGTGTCATGGGTAACGAAAGCATCAATTGGGACAAGCTGGGTTTTGACTACATCAAGACCGATAAACGCTATCTGTCGTACTTTCGCAACGGCGAGTGGGACAAAGGCACCCTGACCGAAGACAACGTGCTGCACATCAGCGAAGGCTCCACTGCCCTTCACTATGGCCAGCAATGCTTCGAAGGCCTGAAGGCCTATCGTTGCAAGGACGGCTCGATCAACCTGTTCCGTCCGGACCAGAACGCCGCCCGCATGCAACGCAGCTGCGCCCGCCTGCTGATGCCGCATGTGTCCACCGAGCAATTCATCGAAGCGTGCAAGGAAGTGGTTCGCGCCAACGAGCGTTTCATCCCGCCTTACGGCACCGGCGGCGCGCTGTACCTGCGTCCGTTCGTGATCGGGGTGGGTGACAACATCGGCGTGCGTACCGCCCCTGAGTTCATCTTCTCGGTGTTCGCGATCCCGGTCGGCGCCTACTTCAAGGGCGGCCTGACCCCGCACAACTTCCAGATCTCCACCTTCGACCGCGCCGCGCCACAAGGCACCGGTGCCGCCAAAGTCGGTGGCAACTACGCCGCCAGCCTGATGCCGGGCTCCCAGGCCAAGAAAGCGCACTTCGCTGACGCCATCTACCTGGATCCGCTGACCCACAAGAAGATCGAGGAAGTCGGTTCGGCCAACTTCTTCGGGATCACCCACGACAACAAGTTCGTGACCCCGAATTCGCCGTCGGTACTGCCGGGCATCACCCGTCTGTCGCTGATCGAACTGGCCAAGTCCCGTCTGGGCCTGGAAGTGGTCGAAGGCGACGTGTTCATCGACAAGCTGTCGGACTTCAAAGAAGCCGGTGCTTGCGGTACCGCTGCGGTGATCACCCCGATCGGCGGCATCAGCTACAACGACCACCTGCACGTGTTCCACAGCGAAACCGAAGTCGGCCCTGTGACCCAGAAGCTCTACAAAGAGCTGACCGGCGTACAGACCGGCGACGTCGAAGCGCCAGCCGGCTGGATCGTCAAGGTTTGATCTGACGCCCAGATGCACAAAAGCCCCCATCGAGTGATCGATGGGGGCTTTTTCATGGGGTCTGTTTTTGCAGCCACGTCAGAAATACCTGGGCCGATGCGGAGGCTTGTGGCGCCACACCGTAGTAATAACGTGGCAGCGGCATCCGCAGATCGGGCAACGGGCAGACCAGCCGACCACTCGACAGATGCGTGCCCAGCAACGTGGTCGGGCACAACGCAACGCCCTCACCCGCCACGGCGGCCTCCATGACTCGATGCATGTAATCGAATTGACGAATCTCCTGGGTTGCACTCTGACTCTGGCCGAAACGCAACGTCCAGTGGTGCCAGTCTTCGCGTCGGGCCCTGACCGTCAGCAAAGTGTGCTGGCCCAGATCGGCAAGGTCCGCCAAGGGGATTCGCTCGATCAACTCGGGCGCCGCCACCATCAGCAACTCATCTTCAAACAACGGGTGCGACTCGATGGTCGGTGCCCAGTCGTCGCGGCCACGGCGGATGACGATGTCGAAGCTGTCTCGCGCAGGATCCGGAGAGCGGGTCTGGGTGATCACCTGCGGTTCGATCTCCGGATGTTCTGCCGTGAAGTCATCCAGCCGGGGCATCAGCCACAACTGGGCAAAGGACGGCCGGGTGTTGATGGTCACGGTCGGCCGTGCTGCCTGCTGCCGCAACTCGGCAGCCGCGTCGGCGATCTGTGCCAGACCGGCGCTGACCTGCTGGTAAAAACGCTGGCCGGCGGGCGTCAGCAACGATTGCCGGATACGCCGCTCGAACAGCAACACACCCAGGTGTTCTTCCAGCAATTTGATGTGCCGGCTGACGGCACTGTGGCTCACGTGCAGCTCTTCGGCCGCCAACGTGAAACTCTGGTGACGGGCGGCAACCGCAAAGGCGCGAACCGCATTGAGCGGCGGGAGTGATTTGTTCATGGGTCTAATTTAGTCACGTATGCGCTGCATTTAAAGCGTTTGTCACAGGTTCTTCGCCACGCCAATCTGCCCGCACGCCCAACCCCGCGCCCCGACGGAGCCAGACATGCACAGCTACGGACTCTTTGTACTCTTCGCCACCCTGACCATTTTGAGCCCCGGCCCGGGAGTGGTGTTGACCCTGTCCAACGCCGTGCGCCTGGGCTGGACCGGTGCGGTGCCGGGGATTCTGGGGATTGCCTCGGGAGCCTTCGTGGTTGCCGCCGTCAGTGCAACCAGTGTCGGCCTGATCCTCAGCGCCTCGGCGACGGCCTTTACTGTGCTGAAATACGCCGGCGCCGCTTACCTGTTGTACCTGGGTTTCAAGAGCTGGCGTTCGGATCGTTTCCGTACGCTGCAAGACGTCCGCCCATCGCGCCCGAGCTACCGTTTTCTGGAAGCCGCATCCCTGCAGTTTCTCAATCCCAAAGCCATCTTCTTTTTTCTGGCGGTGTTCCCGCAGTTCATCGACACCGCACAGGCTTTCCTTCCGCAGTTCTTCAAACTGGTGGCCTCTTACGCCGTGCTGGTGATTCTGGTGCACGGCAGTTATGCGCTGCTCGCCAATGCCGCCAAAGGCTGGCTGTCGAGCCCGAAAGGTTCCTGGCTGACGGCGAAAGTCTCGGGGGTGACCTTTGCCGGATTTGGACTGTTGATGGCTTCGGCGACGCGCTGAACGGACGGCGGATTCTCGACCTGTTTCAACGCAATACGTTTGCCGCCACGCCCGGCGATGCCGCCAGCCTGCCCGTTCTGCTGCTTGCCCGTGCGCGCCTGGGTAATCAACCCGGGGATCAATTCACCCTCCGGCAGGTTCTTCCAGAAGCGCATCGGCAAGTGCCCCTGCATGACCTTCTCGTTCAACCGCGCCGGGTTGAAGATGTGGCTGTAGTACGCCAGCCACAGTTCCCCCTGCGGATCGTCGACGTTCTGCGCCAGTTGCTGCCATTCCAGCGGGCACTGGCGCTGATGAACCAGTTGTTCGCCATCGTAATAAACCCCGTCCCGTGGCGTAGCGATCAGCCAGCGATGGCGCCCCATGCGCCCGATGAAATGTTCGCTGGCGCTGTGCAGGATGTCGTGGGCCGGTTCGTGCCACGCTACGTATTGCGGGCCGGGCAGTTCTGATGGACGCTCGATGAAACGCACGAACGCATGCAAATGATGGGCTTCACGCTGCACCTGTTTGATCCGCCGCTGTAACTCGCTGCCGAGTTTGTCACCGGCCATCATTGCCGTACGATCGCCGTGGCTGACGCGCCAGAGCACTTCATACAGCAGACTCCAGCGCTGATCGCCACGGTATCGTGACGCTTGTTCCAGAGTATCGAGCAATGCACGCGGAATCCGCGCCTGAAACGGCCCCTGCCCTTCAGGCACCGACACATCACTGGCAAACAGATCACTCACCCCTTCCGACGCCCAGCTCACCAGGCTGGGATCGATTTCATGGCTGAGCAGCCATCGTGCCTGCTGGCGCCAAGTGTCGAACAGGTCGTCGCAATCGAGATTGATCATCCCCACAACCCCATCTGCTGCGGCATCGGCCGGTCGCGCAACTGCTGATAGAGCATCTGGCTGGTGATTTCTGCCTGCTGCGGGTGGTAATCGCTGGTGATGATGAACGGCTTGGCCTTGGCCAGCACACAGCGCATGCGGGCCACGTCTTCGTAACGAATGCGCCGCTGCCGCCGCAACTCCACCAGACGTTCGGTGGTACGAAGGCCGATGCCTGGAATACGTGAGATCAGCGCCGGCTCGGCGCGATTGAGATCCAGCGGAAACACCTCGCGATTCTGCAGCGCCCAGGCTAGTTTCGGGTCGATATCCAGCGCCAGATTGCCCGGCCCCTTGAGCAATTCACCAGCGGTATAGCCATAGCCGCGCAATAGAAAATCAGCCTGATACAAACGGTGCTCACGCATCAGCGGCGGCGCTGCCAGCGGCACGCTTTTCGGGCTGTCGGGAATCGGGCTGAATGCCGAGTAATAGACCCGGCGCAAACGGAAGTTGCCGTACAAGGCCTGGGCGCTGTGGAGGATGATGCTGTCGTCGGTGTCATCGGCACCGACGATCATCTGCGTGCTCTGCCCGGCCGGGGCGAACTTCGGGGCGCGAGGTTCGTTGAGCACGGTCTGCACGCCGGTGTAGATGGTGTTCATCGCCTGCTTGATCGAGCCGATCTGCTTCTCCGGCGCCAGCGTCTGCAAACTGGCATCGGTGGGTAATTCGATGTTGACGCTCAAGCGGTCGGCATAACGCCCGGCCTCTTCGATCAACGCAGGATCGGCTTCGGGAATGGTCTTGAGGTGGATGTAGCCCCGGAACTCATGTTCTTCACGCAACAGCTTCGCAACTCGCACCAGTTGCTCCATGGTGTAGTCCGCCGAACGAATGATCCCGGAGCTGAGGAACAACCCGCTGACGCAATTGCGTCGGTAAAAATCCAGGGTCAGCGTCACCACTTCCTCTGGCGTGAAGCGCGCTCGGGGCACGTCGCTCGAGCGGCGGTTGACGCAGTACTGGCAGTCGTAGAGACAGAAATTGGTCAGCAGCACCTTGAGCAGCGACACGCAACGCCCGTCCGGCGTGTAGCTGTGGCAGATGCCCATGCCATCGGTCGAACCCAGCCCGCTCTTGCCCTCGGAGCTACGCTTGGGCGCGCCACTGCTGGCGCAGGAGGCGTCGTACTTGGCGGCGTCGGCGAGGATGCTGAGCTTGTCGATGAGTTGCATGGCACGGACCTTATACTGTTCGCATATACAGTATAGAGTCCGTCCGCGGGCGACAAGCCGTAAAACGACCCTTCGTCAGTCGGACTTATTACAGTCGGCTGTCAGCTGAGATGGTCGAGGATTTACGCACCGGGGCAGGCTGCATCGCATCGGGCCATTTCCCCCCGAACCGCGCCGTCATCTCCTTGCGCCCCGCCGCCGTCAAAGTCAGCGCCCGGCTGTCCAGATCCTGCGTCACCCATTTGCGCTTCAACGCCACTTGCAACAGCGCCGCTCCAAGTGATCCACCCAGATGTGGCCGGCGCATGCTCCAGTCCAGGCACGGGCAGGCAAAGCGTCGGCGCAAGGTCGACAGATCCCTGACCTCAATGCCCAACCCTTCGAACAGCGCCTCCCCACTCTCGCTCAAGCGGTACGCCTGTTCATCGGTTTCCACCAGCCAACCGCCCTCCAGCAACCGGTCATGCAGCAACACCGCCAGCGTCCCGGCCATGTGGTCGTAGCAGGTGCGGGCGAATTGCAGACGGTCCGGCGTATGCGGTTTGAAGGTCGGTGTGGGGTTCTGGCCGATCACCATCAGCGCTTCCAGTGCCTGGGCCACGCGCTTGTCGGCGAGGCTGTAATAACGGTGGCGGCCCTGCACGTGCAGGCGCACCAGCGCCAGGTCCTTGAGTTTGGCCAGGTGTGCGCTGGCGGTGGAGGCGCTGACTTCGGCGAGGGTCGCCAGCTCCGTGGCGGTGCGGGCGTGGCCGTCCATCAGCGAGCACAGCATTTTGGTTCGCGCCGGTTCCGCGATGGCGGCGCCCACTTGCGAGACGCCGATGTCTTGATGTTCTGCGTGCATATTTCGCTCCCGGACGAATCATCGCCCCCAAGGACTGGAGATAGTAGCAACACTTTCCCCACCGACAAGGTTGCGATCCATGGACCCGATCATCGCTGCGACTCACGCCGATCCCTACCCTTATTACGCCGAACTGCGCGCGGCGGACGGGCTGACCTTTCATCACGGACTGAAAGTGTGGGTGGCCAGCAGTGCCCGGGCGGTTTGCGCCGTCCTGGCGAACCCGGATTGCCGGGTGCGTCCGGTGCAGGAGCCGGTGCCCAAAGCCATCGCCGATGGCATGGCGGGCAAGGTGTTTGGCCAGTTGATGCGGATGAATGATGGTGAAGCTCAGCACTGCCCGCGTTCGGCCATTGAGCCACCGCTGGGGCTTATCAATGACAAAGATGTCAAAGCGCTGGTCGCCGCGCGGTTGATCACAAACGATGCCGACGGCTTATATAAAGCAATGTTTCGCGGCCCGGTATGCGTGGTTGCGGCTTTACTCGGATTCACTCCGGCACAAGCGCGGGCGATCAGTGAGCTGACTGCGGATTTTGCAGCGTGCCTTTCACCGCTGAGCAATGACCTGCAACTGGCGGCAGCGCATCGAGCGGCTGAGCAATTGTACGGTTACTTCATTGAATTACTGGCGGAGCCAAACCCGTTTCTCGCCGACATCCAACAGCGCTTTGCAGGCGAAGAAGACGTGCTGATCGCCAACCTCATCGGCCTTTGCTCGCAGACCTTTGAAGCCACCGCCGGCCTGATCGGCAATGCGCTGGTGGCGTTGCAGCGTCAGCCGGAATTACGCGACTTTTCAGTCGATTCGCTGGTCGCCGAAGTGCAGCGCTTCGATCCATCAGTGCAGAACACCCGACGTTTTGTCGCGAACACCTGCGAAATCGACGGCGTGCGCTTTGAAGCGGGCGACGTGATTCTGGTGTTGCTCGCCTCAGCCAACCGCGACCCGGCACTGAATGAAAACCCGGATCAGTTTCTGCCGGATCGCCCGAACCGCCGCAGCTTCACGTTCGGCAGCGGTCGGCATCAATGCCCGGGGCAAAGGTTGGCGCTGACCATTGCCAGCGCCACCGTCGGTGAAATCCTCGCCCATGACATCGACCTGAGCCGGTTCACCTGGCATTACCGCCCTTCGCTGAACGGACGCATTCCGCTGTTCAGCGAAGTACGGGCTTAGGCGCTGCGCAATTCGATCGTCAGGTGCGACAACTCATGCACCGGTGCCAGTCGCTCGCGAATCGCTTCGGCAGTCACGCCAGCAGTCGCCACCACGCTGACAATCGCCGCCCGCGCCTGCGGGCCGACCTGCCAGACGTGGAGGTCGCTGATGCGCACGTCGTCGGAGGTTTCCAGCAGTTCGCGGATTTCCTCGGCCACCGGTTCATCGGTGGTGTCGAGCAGCACGGCGGCGCTGTCACGCATCAGGTTCCAGGCCCATTTGGCGATGACGATGGAACCGACGATGCCCATCACCGGGTCCATCCAGACCCAGCCCAGATAACGACCGGCCAGCAGCGCGGCAATCGCCAGTACCGACGTCAACGCGTCCGCCAATACGTGCACGTAGGCTGAACGCAGGTTGTTGTCGTGATGGTGGTGATGACCATGATCGTGGCTATGGCCGTGCTCATGATGACCGTGATGGCCGGCCAGCAAAAACGCACTGAGCAGGTTGACGCCCAGGCCGACCACGGCGATCAAGGTGGCCTCGCCGAACGCCACACTGGTGGGCTCGAACAGACGGAAAACCGATTCTCCGGCAATGCCCAGCGACACCAACCCCAGCACCATGGCCGAAGCGAAACCCGCCAGATCGCCGACCTTGCCGGTGCCGA
This genomic window from Pseudomonas kribbensis contains:
- the lpdA gene encoding dihydrolipoyl dehydrogenase, coding for MQTLNTTLLIIGGGPGGYVTAIRAGQLGISTILVEGESLGGTCLNIGCIPSKALIHVAEQFHQTQHHNQHSALGISVSAPTLDISKSVEWKDGIVDRLTTGVAALLKKNKVQVINGWAKVIDGKTVEVGDTRIQCEHLVLATGSKSVNLPILPIGGPIISSTEALAPKSVPKRLIVVGGGYIGLELGIAYRKLGAEVSVVEAQDRILPAYDAELTQPVHEALKQLGVKLYLKHSVLGFDGTLQVRDPNGDTLNLETDQVLVAVGRKPNTQGWNLEALNLDMNGSAIKIDNRCQTSMRNVYAIGDLSGEPMLAHRAMAQGEMVAELISGKTREFNPTAIAAVCFTDPELVVVGKTPDEAKAAGLDCIVSNFPFAANGRAMTLESKTGFVRVVARRDNHVIVGWQAVGVGVSELSTAFAQSLEMGARLEDIGGTIHAHPTLGEAVQEAALRALGHALHL
- a CDS encoding branched-chain amino acid aminotransferase, producing MGNESINWDKLGFDYIKTDKRYLSYFRNGEWDKGTLTEDNVLHISEGSTALHYGQQCFEGLKAYRCKDGSINLFRPDQNAARMQRSCARLLMPHVSTEQFIEACKEVVRANERFIPPYGTGGALYLRPFVIGVGDNIGVRTAPEFIFSVFAIPVGAYFKGGLTPHNFQISTFDRAAPQGTGAAKVGGNYAASLMPGSQAKKAHFADAIYLDPLTHKKIEEVGSANFFGITHDNKFVTPNSPSVLPGITRLSLIELAKSRLGLEVVEGDVFIDKLSDFKEAGACGTAAVITPIGGISYNDHLHVFHSETEVGPVTQKLYKELTGVQTGDVEAPAGWIVKV
- a CDS encoding cytochrome P450, with the translated sequence MDPIIAATHADPYPYYAELRAADGLTFHHGLKVWVASSARAVCAVLANPDCRVRPVQEPVPKAIADGMAGKVFGQLMRMNDGEAQHCPRSAIEPPLGLINDKDVKALVAARLITNDADGLYKAMFRGPVCVVAALLGFTPAQARAISELTADFAACLSPLSNDLQLAAAHRAAEQLYGYFIELLAEPNPFLADIQQRFAGEEDVLIANLIGLCSQTFEATAGLIGNALVALQRQPELRDFSVDSLVAEVQRFDPSVQNTRRFVANTCEIDGVRFEAGDVILVLLASANRDPALNENPDQFLPDRPNRRSFTFGSGRHQCPGQRLALTIASATVGEILAHDIDLSRFTWHYRPSLNGRIPLFSEVRA
- a CDS encoding dihydrolipoamide acetyltransferase family protein; its protein translation is MGTHVIKMPDIGEGIAEVELSQWHVKVGDLVVEDQVLADVMTDKAMVDIPSPVHGKVIALGGQPGEVMAVGSVLISIEVEGAGNLKESDKPAPVVAKEAPVAPKVEAVVESKPAAPRTAPVCQGPVVAREADERPLASPAVRKHALDLGIQLRLVRGSGPAGRVLHEDLEAYLAQGQSNASAPVAAAYAQRNDEEQIQVIGMRRKIAQRMQDATQRAAHFSYVEEIDVTAIEELRAHLNEKHGASRGKLTLLPFLVRALVVALRDFPQMNARYDDEAQVITRLGAVHVGVATQSDVGLMVPVVRHAEARSLWDSAAEISRLATAARNGKASRDELSGSTITLTSLGALGGIVSTPVLNLPEVAIVGVNKIVERPMVVKGQVVIRKMMNLSSSFDHRVVDGMDAALFIQAIRGLLEQPATLFVE
- a CDS encoding ArsR/SmtB family transcription factor produces the protein MHAEHQDIGVSQVGAAIAEPARTKMLCSLMDGHARTATELATLAEVSASTASAHLAKLKDLALVRLHVQGRHRYYSLADKRVAQALEALMVIGQNPTPTFKPHTPDRLQFARTCYDHMAGTLAVLLHDRLLEGGWLVETDEQAYRLSESGEALFEGLGIEVRDLSTLRRRFACPCLDWSMRRPHLGGSLGAALLQVALKRKWVTQDLDSRALTLTAAGRKEMTARFGGKWPDAMQPAPVRKSSTISADSRL
- a CDS encoding LysE family translocator codes for the protein MHSYGLFVLFATLTILSPGPGVVLTLSNAVRLGWTGAVPGILGIASGAFVVAAVSATSVGLILSASATAFTVLKYAGAAYLLYLGFKSWRSDRFRTLQDVRPSRPSYRFLEAASLQFLNPKAIFFFLAVFPQFIDTAQAFLPQFFKLVASYAVLVILVHGSYALLANAAKGWLSSPKGSWLTAKVSGVTFAGFGLLMASATR
- a CDS encoding alpha-ketoacid dehydrogenase subunit beta, which codes for MNDHNNNIQLETAMTTTTMTMIQALRSAMDVMLERDDNVVVFGQDVGYFGGVFRCTEGLQAKYGTSRVFDAPISESGIVGTAVGMGAYGLRPVVEIQFADYVYPAYDQIISEAARLRYRSAGEFTAPMTLRMPCGGGIYGGQTHSQSIEALFTQVCGLRTVMPSNPYDAKGLLIASIENDDPVIFLEPKRLYNGPFDGHHERPVTPWSKHPAAQVPDGYYTVPLDVAAIARPGKEVTVLTYGTTVYVSQVAAEESGVDAEVIDLRSLWPLDLETIVKSVKKTGRCVVVHEATRTCGFGAELVSLVQEHCFHHLEAPIERVTGWDTPYPHAQEWAYFPGPSRVGAALKRVMEV
- a CDS encoding LysR substrate-binding domain-containing protein, with product MNKSLPPLNAVRAFAVAARHQSFTLAAEELHVSHSAVSRHIKLLEEHLGVLLFERRIRQSLLTPAGQRFYQQVSAGLAQIADAAAELRQQAARPTVTINTRPSFAQLWLMPRLDDFTAEHPEIEPQVITQTRSPDPARDSFDIVIRRGRDDWAPTIESHPLFEDELLMVAAPELIERIPLADLADLGQHTLLTVRARREDWHHWTLRFGQSQSATQEIRQFDYMHRVMEAAVAGEGVALCPTTLLGTHLSSGRLVCPLPDLRMPLPRYYYGVAPQASASAQVFLTWLQKQTP
- a CDS encoding putative DNA modification/repair radical SAM protein; its protein translation is MQLIDKLSILADAAKYDASCASSGAPKRSSEGKSGLGSTDGMGICHSYTPDGRCVSLLKVLLTNFCLYDCQYCVNRRSSDVPRARFTPEEVVTLTLDFYRRNCVSGLFLSSGIIRSADYTMEQLVRVAKLLREEHEFRGYIHLKTIPEADPALIEEAGRYADRLSVNIELPTDASLQTLAPEKQIGSIKQAMNTIYTGVQTVLNEPRAPKFAPAGQSTQMIVGADDTDDSIILHSAQALYGNFRLRRVYYSAFSPIPDSPKSVPLAAPPLMREHRLYQADFLLRGYGYTAGELLKGPGNLALDIDPKLAWALQNREVFPLDLNRAEPALISRIPGIGLRTTERLVELRRQRRIRYEDVARMRCVLAKAKPFIITSDYHPQQAEITSQMLYQQLRDRPMPQQMGLWG
- the dmeF gene encoding CDF family Co(II)/Ni(II) efflux transporter DmeF, which translates into the protein MNLTTRSDDFSHDHQFLGASHDDNARRTLWVVALTFVMMIGEIAAGYLTGSMALLADGFHMATHAGALGIAAAAYGFARRNANNRRYSFGTGKVGDLAGFASAMVLGLVSLGIAGESVFRLFEPTSVAFGEATLIAVVGLGVNLLSAFLLAGHHGHHEHGHSHDHGHHHHHDNNLRSAYVHVLADALTSVLAIAALLAGRYLGWVWMDPVMGIVGSIVIAKWAWNLMRDSAAVLLDTTDEPVAEEIRELLETSDDVRISDLHVWQVGPQARAAIVSVVATAGVTAEAIRERLAPVHELSHLTIELRSA